A window of the Brassica oleracea var. oleracea cultivar TO1000 chromosome C1, BOL, whole genome shotgun sequence genome harbors these coding sequences:
- the LOC106327357 gene encoding potassium channel KAT2-like, with product MSISCTRNFFERFCVEGFNMDARKHSSFLSADLLPSLGARINQSTKLRKHIISPFDPRFRAWEMWLVILVIYSAWICPFEFAFITYKKDALFIVDNIVNGFFAIDIVLTFFVAYLDSHSYLLVDNPKKIAIRYLSTWFAFDVCSTAPFQSLSLLFNYNGSEIGFRVLSMLRLWRLRRVSSLFARLEKDIRFNYFWTRCTKLISVTLFAVHCAGCFNYLIAEQYPDPTKTWIGAVYPNFKEASLWSRYVTALYWSITTLTTTGYGDLHAENPREMLFDVFYMLFNLGFTSYLIGNMTNLVVHWTSRTRTFRDTVRAASEFASRNQLPPNIQDQMLSHICLKFKTEGLKQQETLNSLPKAIRSSIANYLFLHILQKVYLFEGVSRNFLFQLVSDIDAEYFPPREDVILQNESPTELYILVSGAVGFTAYIDGENQVQDKAVVGDAFGEIGVLCSTPQPFTVRTIELSQILRISKKSLMSAMRAHIEDGRIIMNNLFMKLRGQQSIAIDDANNQPDFLLQEWLGGGPKRGEGNASGQGKGHKYLQINDSESIDLESTRRTQEHRIEIEEGEKANKDVNGKSCSHADLTSFKFPSPETYPYCKFSKQEAAKPEDRRVTIHLKSQGKDLSKLIILPAFMEELMRLAGEKFGERSFTMVTSAENAEIDDVNVIRDGDHLYFYNNELESINL from the exons ATGTCAATCTCTTGCACTAGAAACTTCTTCGAAAGATTCTGCGTCGAAGGATTCAATATGGACGCAAGAAAACACAGCAGTTTCCTCTCTGCTGATCTCTTGCCATCTCTTGGAGCAAGAATTAACCAATCAACCAAGCTTCGCAAACACATAATCTCTCCTTTTGATCCACGTTTCAG GGCATGGGAGATGTGGCTGGTCATCCTTGTCATTTACTCGGCTTGGATTTGTCCTTTTGAGTTTGCATTCATCACCTACAAGAAAGACGCACTATTCATAGTAGACAACATTGTCAATGGCTTCTTTGCTATTGATATTGTTCTCACCTTCTTCGTTGCGTATCTAGACAGCCACTCTTATCTTCTAGTCGACAATCCTAAGAAAATAGCTATAAG GTACCTTTCTACTTGGTTTGCCTTTGATGTCTGCTCCACAGCTCCGTTCCAGTCACTGAGTCTCCTATTCAACTACAATGGAAGTGAAATAGGATTCAGAGTTCTTAGCATGCTCAGGCTCTGGCGTCTAAGACGAGTTAGCTCCCTCTTTGCAAG GCTTGAGAAAGACATCCGCTTCAACTACTTCTGGACGCGTTGCACAAAGCTCATCTCG GTCACACTCTTTGCAGTACATTGTGCTGGATGCTTCAACTACCTCATTGCAGAGCAATACCCTGATCCAACAAAAACATGGATAGGAGCTGTGTACCCAAATTTCAAGGAGGCAAGCCTTTGGAGCAGATATGTGACTGCTCTATACTGGTCTATTACAACATTAACAACAACAGGATATGGAGACTTACATGCTGAGAATCCAAGAGAAATGTTGTTTGATGTCTTTTACATGCTCTTCAACTTGGGATTCACATCTTACCTGATTGGTAACATGACCAACCTAGTTGTTCACTGGACTAGCCGCACCAGAACCTTT AGAGATACTGTTAGAGCTGCTTCGGAGTTTGCATCAAGAAACCAACTCCCACCAAACATACAAGACCAGATGTTATCACACATTTGCTTGAAGTTCAAGACAGAGGGTCTTAAACAGCAGGAGACTTTGAATAGTCTGCCTAAAGCGATTCGGTCAAGCATTGCAAACTATCTATTCCTCCATATCCTTCAGAAGGTCTATCTCTTTGAAGGAGTTTCTCGCAACTTCCTCTTTCAGTTG GTTTCAGATATTGATGCTGAGTACTTCCCACCCAGAGAAGATGTGATTCTACAGAACGAATCTCCTACTGAGCTTTACATTCTAGTCTCAGGGGCAGTG GGTTTTACTGCTTACATTGACGGTGAAAATCAG GTACAAGACAAAGCAGTAGTTGGAGATGCATTTGGAGAGATTGGTGTTTTATGCTCTACACCACAGCCTTTCACCGTTAGGACAATAGAACTATCTCAAATACTACGGATAAGCAAAAAATCTCTCATGAGTGCTATGAGAGCTCATATTGAAGATGGACGCATCATAATGAACAACCTTTTCATG AAACTTAGAGGGCAACAGTCAATAGCAATTGATGATGCAAACAACCAACCAGACTTCCTCCTCCAGGAGTGGCTTGGTGGTGGTCCAAAGAGAGGAGAAGGAAACGCCAGTGGTCAAGGAAAGGGGCACAAATACTTACAAATAAATGATTCAGAGAGTATTGATTTGGAGTCAACCAGAAGAACTCAAGAACATAGGATTGAGATAGAAGAAGGGGAAAAAGCAAACAAAGATGTTAATGGGAAGAGTTGCTCTCATGCAGATCTCACTTCATTTAAGTTTCCTTCACCGGAAACATATCCATATTGCAAATTCAGTAAACAAGAAGCTGCTAAGCCGGAAGATAGGAGAGTTACCATCCACTTGAAGTCACAGGGGAAAGATTTGTCGAAGCTCATAATCTTACCTGCTTTCATGGAAGAGCTTATGAGACTTGCAG GTGAAAAATTTGGAGAGAGAAGCTTTACAATGGTCACCAGTGCGGAAAACGCTGAGATTGATGATGTAAATGTCATTAGAGATGGTGATCATTTGTATTTTTACAACAATGAGCTTGAAAGCATAAACTTGTGA
- the LOC106302876 gene encoding uncharacterized protein LOC106302876, which yields MDVLMKHNLLKSFIFSLILTLIFLIAPSSSSSNQQTRVSTQKTEPYLDGDESPHQLVYIKKMTPFILNPRQRDQHRRLRYNHHYYYYRHSIRRRGLRHRANYFKMMTKKNSNGFNRPVRPDTFSAMLPKGFVPPSGSSPCHNQNPNSATTLFCDLSTQP from the coding sequence ATGGATGTTTTGATGAAACACAACCTCCTCAAAAGCTTCATCTTCTCTCTCATTCTCACTCTCATCTTCCTTATTGCTCCATCATCATCATCATCGAATCAACAAACAAGAGTATCTACACAAAAGACAGAACCCTATCTCGACGGCGACGAATCACCGCACCAACTCGTCTACATCAAGAAAATGACGCCGTTTATCTTGAACCCGCGGCAACGTGATCAGCACCGTCGTCTTCGTTACAACCACCACTACTACTACTACCGCCATAGTATCCGTCGCCGTGGTCTTCGTCACCGTGCCAACTACTTCAAGATGATGACCAAGAAAAACAGTAACGGTTTTAACCGTCCGGTACGACCGGATACTTTCTCTGCTATGCTTCCCAAAGGATTCGTACCTCCTTCTGGTTCATCTCCTTGCCATAACCAGAACCCTAATTCCGCTACCACTCTCTTCTGCGATCTTTCTACACAACCTTAG
- the LOC106343042 gene encoding glucan endo-1,3-beta-glucosidase 14-like, which produces MTSRTFTRLPNLINVLLLLSLVFSGNILQSVTSLGINYGQVGNNLPSPDKVINLLRSLRITKTRIYDTNPQILSAFANSNIEIIVTIENQVLTLLQDPQQALQWVDSHIKPYIPATRITGIMVGNELFTDEDSSLIGYMMPAMINIHKALVQLALDRYVQVSSPSSLAVLAESYPPSAGSFKPEVSSVMQQLLQFLEATRSPFWINAYPYFAYKDNPDKIPIDYVLFNRNVGMTDPNTKLHYDNMMYAQVDALAFAAAKLGYRNIEVRVAETGWPSKGDAGEVGASPANAATYNRNLMMRQFAGEGTPARRNSRLDVYIFALFNENMKPGPTSEKNYGIFRPDGSLAYNLGFSTMSTTTANSESVTYSSSATKAVNRATTTLECWTILILAMIQVVISRLF; this is translated from the exons ATGACATCAAGAACATTCACAAGACTTCCTAATCTCATTAACGTTCTTCTCCTGCTTTCTCTCGTTTTCTCAG GGAATATACTACAAAGTGTAACGTCTCTTGGCATCAACTACGGACAAGTCGGGAACAATTTGCCTTCACCGGATAAAGTTATTAACCTCTTGAGATCTCTAAGGATCACCAAAACAAGAATCTACGATACTAATCCTCAAATTCTAAGTGCCTTTGCAAATTCAAACATAGAGATCATCGTCACCATCGAAAATCAAGTTTTAACGTTGTTACAAGATCCTCAACAAGCTCTCCAATGGGTGGATTCTCACATCAAACCCTATATTCCGGCCACAAGGATCACCGGAATCATGGTCGGAAACGAGCTTTTCACCGACGAAGACTCTAGTTTAATCGG ATACATGATGCCGGCGATGATAAACATCCACAAAGCCTTGGTCCAATTAGCTTTAGATAGATACGTTCAAGTCTCCTCTCCAAGCTCCCTCGCCGTCCTTGCCGAATCTTATCCTCCATCAGCCGGAAGTTTCAAGCCGGAGGTTTCCTCCGTGATGCAACAACTTCTTCAATTTTTAGAAGCCACGAGATCTCCCTTTTGGATCAATGCTTACCCTTACTTTGCCTACAAAGACAACCCCGACAAAATCCCCATCGACTACGTCCTGTTCAACCGCAACGTCGGCATGACCGATCCCAACACAAAGCTACATTACGACAACATGATGTATGCTCAAGTAGACGCGCTTGCTTTCGCTGCTGCGAAACTAGGGTACCGTAACATAGAAGTTAGGGTTGCCGAAACAGGGTGGCCATCAAAGGGAGACGCTGGAGAGGTTGGAGCGTCTCCTGCGAATGCTGCCACGTATAATAGGAATCTTATGATGAGACAATTCGCCGGAGAAGGCACTCCGGCTAGACGAAACTCGAGGCTAGATGTTTATATATTTGCCTTGTTCAATGAAAATATGAAACCTGGTCCTACTTCTGAGAAGAACTATGGGATATTTCGACCCGATGGATCATTGGCTTACAATTTGGGATTCTCTACGATGTCTACGACGACTGCAAATTCAGAATCTGTCACTTATTCATCCTCTGCTACTAAG GCAGTGAATAGGGCCACGACGACCTTGGAGTGTTGGACAATTTTGATATTGGCGATGATTCAAGTTGTAATATCAAGACTATTTTAG
- the LOC106330235 gene encoding cytochrome P450 704C1-like has translation MEEILATIAIALAATIFIVLSFSIYLTIRIFTGKSIRNKAYSPVHATVFDLLFHSQELYDYQTELARKKPTFRFLSPGQSEIFTADARNVEHILKTRFDNYSKGHSSRENLADLLGHGIFAVDGDKWRQQRKLASFEFSTRILRDFSCSVFRTNACKLVGFVSEFALSGKSFDAQDMLMRYTLESIFKVGFGVELIFKDFNRTDINDRIKAEKPD, from the exons ATGGAGGAGATTTTAGCGACCATAGCCATCGCACTAGCAGCCACGATCTTCATCGTTCTGTCATTCTCAATCTACCTAACGATCAGAATCTTCACCGGAAAGTCTATACGCAACAAGGCGTACTCTCCAGTGCACGCCACGGTCTTTGACCTCTTATTCCACAGCCAAGAGTTATACGATTACCAGACGGAGCTCGCTAGGAAGAAGCCAACCTTCAGGTTCTTGAGTCCCGGACAGAGCGAGATATTCACTGCAGATGCTCGCAACGTGGAGCATATTCTCAAGACAAGATTCGATAACTACAGCAAAGGACACAGCAGTCGTGAGAATCTTGCGGATCTTTTGGGACATGGAATCTTCGCTGTTGATGGAGATAAATGGAGACAGCAGAGAAAGCTCGCTAGCTTTGAGTTCTCTACTAGAATTTTGAGAGACTTTAGCTGCTCTGTTTTTAGGACAAATGCATGTAAACTTGTTGGTTTTGTCTCTGAATTTGCTCTCTCTGGAAAATCATTTGATGCTCAA GATATGTTGATGAGATATACACTGGAGTCTATCTTCAAAGTAGGGTTTGGTGTGGAGTTAATTTTTAAAGACTTTAATCGAACTGACATAAACGATAGAATAAAAGCCGAAAAACCGGACTGA
- the LOC106296637 gene encoding 9-cis-epoxycarotenoid dioxygenase NCED2, chloroplastic-like has protein sequence MVSLLTMSTSGGITYPQAQSDLCMRPIKRQPKVKCTVHIDVTEQPLKRSSFTPRTTATPPPKHNSLRLNIFQKAAAIAIDAAERALISHEKDTPLSKTADPSVQIAGNYFPVSECPVRQFLTVEGTIPDSIDGVYVRNGANPMFDPIAGHHLFDGDGMVHAIKITNGSASYACRFTKTERLIQETRLGRPVFPKAIGELHGHSGIARLMLFYARGLCGLVNNQNGVGVANAGLVYFNNRLLAMSEDDLPYQLKITQTGDLETVGRYDFDGQLKSTMIAHPKLDPVTKELHALSYDVVRKPYLKYFRFSPDGVKSPELEIPLETPTMIHDFAITENFVVIPDQQVVFKLGEMMAGNSPVVFDGDKVSRLGIMPKDATEASEIIWVDSPETFCFHLWNAWESPETEEVLVIGSCMSPADSIFNERDESLKSVLTEIRINLRTRESTRRAMMVDDVNLEIGMVNRNRLGRKTRFAFLAIADPWPKVSGFAKVDLVTGEIEKYVYGDEKYGGEPFFLPSGSVDGGENEDDGYIFCHVHDEEIETSELQIINAVNLKLEATIKLPSRVPYGFHGTFVDASELVDQV, from the coding sequence ATGGTTTCTCTGCTTACAATGTCGACGAGCGGTGGTATAACATATCCTCAAGCCCAAAGTGATTTATGCATGAGGCCCATCAAAAGACAGCCGAAAGTTAAATGCACGGTGCACATCGACGTAACGGAGCAACCCCTAAAACGTTCTTCATTTACACCCAGAACCACTGCGACGCCGCCGCCGAAGCATAATTCCCTCCGACTAAACATCTTCCAGAAAGCCGCGGCGATTGCTATCGACGCGGCTGAGCGCGCGTTGATTTCCCACGAGAAAGATACTCCTCTTTCCAAAACCGCTGATCCAAGTGTTCAGATCGCCGGTAATTATTTTCCGGTATCGGAATGTCCCGTCCGACAATTTCTTACCGTCGAAGGAACAATCCCTGACAGCATTGACGGAGTTTACGTCCGTAACGGCGCAAATCCAATGTTCGACCCGATCGCTGGACACCATTTATTCGACGGAGACGGAATGGTTCACGCCATTAAAATAACCAACGGTTCAGCAAGCTACGCATGCCGGTTTACTAAAACCGAGAGATTGATTCAGGAAACACGATTGGGTAGACCGGTTTTCCCGAAAGCAATCGGCGAGCTTCACGGCCACTCGGGAATCGCACGTCTGATGCTTTTCTACGCACGTGGGCTTTGCGGTCTCGTCAACAACCAAAACGGCGTCGGTGTAGCGAACGCCGGTTTGGTTTACTTCAATAACCGGCTGTTAGCAATGTCAGAAGACGATTTGCCGTATCAGCTGAAAATAACTCAAACCGGGGATCTCGAAACCGTTGGGCGTTACGATTTCGACGGTCAGTTAAAATCCACGATGATCGCCCACCCGAAACTCGACCCGGTTACGAAGGAGCTCCACGCGCTAAGCTACGACGTCGTGAGAAAGCCTTACTTGAAGTACTTCAGATTCTCGCCGGACGGCGTTAAATCACCGGAACTAGAGATCCCGCTCGAGACTCCGACGATGATTCACGATTTCGCTATAACGGAGAACTTCGTGGTGATTCCGGATCAACAAGTCGTGTTCAAGCTAGGGGAGATGATGGCCGGAAACTCGCCGGTGGTTTTCGACGGCGATAAGGTTTCGCGATTGGGGATAATGCCGAAAGACGCGACGGAGGCTTCCGAGATAATCTGGGTGGATTCGCCGGAGACGTTCTGTTTCCATCTCTGGAACGCGTGGGAATCGCCGGAGACTGAGGAAGTGTTGGTGATCGGGTCGTGTATGTCGCCGGCGGATTCTATCTTCAACGAGAGAGACGAGAGCTTGAAAAGCGTCTTGACGGAGATCAGGATAAACCTCAGGACGCGTGAATCCACGCGCCGAGCGATGATGGTCGACGATGTGAATTTAGAGATCGGTATGGTTAACCGAAACCGGTTAGGTAGGAAAACCAGGTTCGCGTTTCTGGCTATCGCTGATCCTTGGCCGAAAGTATCCGGTTTCGCTAAGGTTGATCTTGTCACCGGCGAAATTGAAAAGTACGTTTACGGCGATGAGAAGTACGGCGGAGAACCATTTTTCTTGCCTAGTGGCTCCGTTGACGGTGGAGAAAATGAAGATGACGGTTATATATTCTGTCACGTTCACGACGAAGAGATAGAGACGTCGGAACTTCAGATTATTAACGCCGTTAATTTAAAGCTTGAAGCTACGATTAAACTACCGTCTAGAGTACCGTACGGTTTTCATGGTACGTTTGTGGATGCAAGCGAACTCGTGGACCAAGTATAA